The Streptomyces sp. V3I7 genome segment CGGCCGAACCCTGCCAAGAAACAGCCGCAGAGACAGAAGCAGAACCTAACGAAGCACTACTAGGGCCTGTCCGGCGGATCAGGTCGCGGGAAAGCTACGGCGCCTGATCAGTGCAGGTGAGCGGGGTCTGGTGAATCCAGCTGCAAGGCGGAGGAGGGCGTCGACGCGATGGGGGGCCCGCCCGCGCGAACGGAGCCGAGCCGCCGACGCGGCACCACCGGAGTACGACAGCGCCAGCACCAGCTCAGACTCCCGCCGAGCTGTGCATGGAGAGCCACGGTGATGCCGTCGGCTCTCAGGGAGAGAAGCCCGTTCACGAAGTGGGTCACACCGAAGCAGAGCGCGGAAGTCAGGGCCAGCGTCTCACCCGCGGGCGATCCCCGCGGGCAGCGGCTGCCCTTCCCTCGGTGGTGCGGCGTCGACAGGACACAGACATCCCGAGGGGCTTACCCGGGATTGTCGTGCTGATGGCCACCGCCCGGGCGCCGGTCACGCGCCGCACCTCAGACGGACTGTGCCGGAACAGGCCCTGAGGCTCTTCGCGCGAGCGGGGCGAACCCTCGGAGGGCACGCCGCTGTCCTCCCCCCCGGCCCGCATTCAGGGCTATTCCTTGACCGGATCGGAGCCTGCCCGCTGGACGATCCGATCGCCGACCGCGATCGAATTCCAGAGACGGCGGCTGATACGGACCTTGGCTGATTCACCGTCGGTAAGGCGGACCTCGACGAAGTGGTACATGTTCGAGCCGTCGAGCATGCCCCGTGATTTGTCGGTGACGACGCCTTCCCAGGCATCATTTCGTTCTGCTTTGCGCGAATTGAACATGATGGCGAGTCTACGAGGACGGGTTGCCGGCCTTGGAGTGCCTCGGGGCACATCCTGGGGGTGACACCTGTCATGCCGCTTGCGCTGTTTCCTCACTCCGAGGCCCTTTTTCTGCGCACGTCCAGTGCGATCCGGTCAGGACGTGGGCGCGTCCAGCTTCGGCTTCCGCTTTACATCAGTCACGTTCACGCCCTCCGTCTCCGGAGCCTCCAACGCGTTGGCGATTACCCCGCTGCTGGTGCTGGTGACCTCCAAAGCCAGATGGCTGCCTATCATGCGCAAGTCCAGCCTTGCCCGGGGCACGCCCGCTTGGTTCGGCATCTGGGCGCGCCGTCGTGATCTCGCGTCGCATGCCAGGAGCAGGCGTGTGCGGGTGTGGTTTCGGGGCGTCGGGCGGAGGAGTTCGGCGTGCGGTGTGTGCGGCGCCGGGCGAGGCTGGACGCATGCCCACCCGTCGCGTCGTCGTCTCACCGCCCAGCGAGGTAGGGGGCCCGTCGCGTGTACGTCGACGGCCTGGTGTTGCGAGACGTCATCTCATTTGGCTCCGAGGAAAGTGCCCGTCATGGAAGTAACGTTCACTGCCTCGGCGTATCCTCCGCTGGCTCTAGGCTTCTTCGGACTCGGCACCGGCTATCTCATCTGGGGCCCGCAGGAGCTGTTCGGCTGGCCACGCCGGGACGAGCGGGTGGATCGGGCCCTTGGCGTCTGGGGAATCTGGATGCCGGGTTTCTGTCAGTTTCTCAGCGGCGTGATCCTCCTCGTGGGCCTGACCTGGTTCCAGGTGTTCAAGGACCCGCCCCTGTACATGGCCGCACTGGCGTTCTCCGCATATGGCATCCACTGGTTCGCCATCGGCTGGGACCGCTACCGCGGCAACGACCCGCGGGTCAACGCCGGACTGGCTGTGGCGTACACGATCCTGTCGGCCCTTGGCGCCACGGTGTTCTTCTCAGCGAATGCCTGGCCCGTCGGGCTGCTCTTCATCGGCCTCTTCGGTGTCTATCTGAGCAAGTTCCTCACCGCTGTCGGCGTCGGCGTCGCCGAGCGCGTCATGGGAGGCTTCCGTATCCTCACGGCTTTCTGGACCATGTACCTGACCTTCGCCGTCGTACTCGACTTCACGCTCGGCTACCACTGGCCCGCGTAGTCCGGGGATCTGACGGGCCCGAATCCGTCGACCGGAGCAAGTACGGCTCGAAGATCCACCTGATCACCGAGCGGACCGGGCCGTCTGCGCCTGTCCCTCGGAATCTCGGTGCCAACGCCCACGCCAGCCAGGCCCTGATCCCGTTCGTGAAAGGCATACCGCCGGTCAGGTCCGGCCCGACGCGAACCTGACTACTTGTCAGTATATTCGGCATTGGGGCGGCATCAGCCCGACCGAAGCTGACTAGGCCTGGCGAAACCTGTATCTCGAGGTGGGGTGGAACGGGTGGTGTGAGGGGTGTTTGCTTGCGCGGATCAAGCGAACCAGGCGGTGTGTGCTTCGCGGCGCCCGGCTGATTGTGCGTCGGACCAGGGGCCCCAGCCCATCGCCCGCCCCGGAGGCTTCGACGGCACCCCCGGCAACTGAGGCGCGCAGAGGGGATCCGTTGTACCCCTTCACCATGAGTGGGCCGAGGTTGGTGTGGGAGGAGGTCAGCCGTCACGGAGGCGGTTTCGGCGTTCCTGGAGGAGAGCTTCCGTCCTGGCCGCCAATCGTGAGCGCCGCCGAGCGCGGCTTCGCGGTCCCCGGCCGGCCCGGACTGCGCCTGCCTGCGAACGTTGGCCGATGTGTTCGCGTACGTCGATGCGGAGGGCGTGACCTTGCGGATCGACGGGACCGGGACCAGGCCCGCCGCCCGAAGGCCCACCGGCCCGGCCGCTGCGCGTTCGTCTCCAGCAAGAAGACATGGAACACCATGAAGACCGCCGTGATCAGCGACGGCCAGAGCCGCACCCTGGTCCGGGGCCGGGGCCTGCCGCGTAGGTCCGGCTGCCTGCATCGCTGTGCAGCGGTCAGTCAGGGGTGGTGGCCGCCGGATTGGCGGAGTTCGTGAGGGCGTCGAGTCGGGCGGCTAGGTCGGGGTGGGTGTTTGTCAGGTGGGGGCGGGTGGCGTTCAGGGGGTGGATGAGGGCGGCGGGGTCGTCCTGGGCGAGGGCCGCGTCGAGTTGGCTGATCGGAATGTGAGCGGCGGTGGGGAGGCCGGTGAGGCCGGTGATCTGGCCGGCTATCCGGCGCAGGTCGGCGGCGTTGCGGCGGGCCCAGGTGGCGAGGGTGCGGTCCGCGGCGCGACGTTCGCGGGCGGCCTGGACGCGTTGTTCGGCGGTGGTTCCGGCAGGGCCGGGCCGGTTGCGCAGGTAGCGGCGTTCGGCGGCCTGGCGGCTGGCGACGCCGAGAGGGTGAGCGAGATCGGCCCAGCTGGCACCCGCGCGGCGGGCTGTTTCGATCAGGCCCGTTTCCCATCCGGCGAGCTGCTCGCGAACCTGCCGCAGCAGCAGGAGGGAGGCCAGCGCCTGCTCCGGGTCGGAGCCCCGGGCCGTCGGGTCGTCCGGGGGTTCGTGCTCGGCGGCGCGCAGGGCGTTGCCGATGGTTTCCAGTGCCGCTGCGGCGGCGAGGAACGAAGCCGGGCTCTGGGCGCTGGTGCCGGAAGGGACCGGCTGGTCGGCCGCTGCCATGGGCACCTCCTTCCGGCCCTTCCGGGCCGTCATCCTTTCGACGACATCATGTTTGTCATCCATTGGATGACATGGTACAACGTTTTCAGTAAGCGCATTGGCAGGTCCTGTCCGATACCTTCTGGAGGTGTTCTGCGATGTTGATGCGCACCGACCCCTTCCGTGAGCTCGACCGGCTGGCTCAGCAGCTGATGGGCCCGGGCACCTGGTCGCGGCCGTCCGCGATGGCGATGGACGCCTACCGCGAGGGTGACGAGTACGTGGTGGCGTTCGACCTTCCCGGGGTCAGCCCGGAGGCGATCGACATCGACGTCGAGCGGAACATGCTCACCGTCAGCGCCGAACGTCGGCCCGTGACGAAGGGCGACGACGTGCAGATGGAACTGTCGGAGCGGCCGCTGGGTGTCTTCTCCCGGCAGATCGTGCTGGCCGACACGCTGGATACCGAGCGTATCCATGCCGACTACGACGCCGGGGTGCTCACCCTGCGCATCCCGATCGCCGAGCGCGCCAAGCCCCGCAAGATCACCATCGGCGGGGAATCCTCCCGCAAGGAAATCTCCGGCTCCGGCTGAACCTGGCGCCCTGAGCCGATCAGCGGCGGGGGACGGGGGACGGGCACCTGATCTCCCCTCGCCCGTCCCCCGCGCCGGTACTGAAGAGAAGCTGAAGAGAAGCTGAAGAGAAGAAGGGTGGCGGCCGACGTGACCCTGCGACAAGAAGCGTTCCTCGACGATGTGAAGGAACGCGGCGAGTACAGAAGCCGGCTGGAGGCAGAACGCGCGGCCCGCGTGGTGCTCGCCCTGCTGGGCGCACACCTGGTCGGCGAGGTGCGTGCCCAGCTGGCGGCACACCTGCCGGAAGAATTCGCCCTGATCCTGCTCAACCCGTTGCAGAGTGCCGAACCGCTGTCACCGGAGCGGTTCGTGCGGGCGACCGCGGCCTGGATCGAGGGAGCCACCGAGCAGACCGCGGCCTGGGACGTCAGCGCCGTCCTCAGCACGGTGGCCGACGCCGTCGGCGACGACCTGCTCAAGCAGATCCTGCTCCAGCTTCCCGCAGGCTACGACCTGCTCTTCGGTCGCCCCCAGCTCGCCTGACCATCCTCACTCCCGGTGTCCGTGCCCCCCGGCCGGGCACCGTCACCATCACCTCGCCGAGAGAAAGGCAACGACCGCAGTGATGTCCGACCGGCGTGCATCGCTCCACCACCCGTCCGCGATGACCTTCGAGCAGATGCTGGAGAAGGTCCGTTACGAAGGCGCCTACCCCACCCGTGAGCGGGCCGAGGAGGTCGTCCGGCTGGTCCTCTCGGGGCCTGGACGCCAGCTGACGGGCGACGAACGCGTCGAACTGGCTGCCCACCTGCCCCTGGAAGCCGCACGCATCCTCACCCAACAGATCCCCGACCCCCAGCCCCTCACCGGCTGGGCCTTCGTCAAAGACCTCGCCGCACGCACCGGCGCCACTCCTGCCACCACCCGCTGGGACACCGGCTCCGTCCTCACCACCGTCGCCGCCCTGGCCGGCCCCGAGCTGCTCACCCGCATCCTGCGTCAGCTCCCCTCCGGCTACGCGCTCATGTTCGGCCGCGCCGAACTCACCCAAGCCGCCTAGGCCGTCTCCACAGAGTCAGGGGAGCCGGAGTCGTAGGCAGACGATGGTGACCAGGGCTTGGTAGTGGCGGGCGCGTTTGTCGTGGCGGGTGGCGGGTGGCGAGGGTTTTGGGCAGCGCGCGGTGCGGCAGCGCGTAGCGCGACCCGTACGCGGGCAGGGGCCTGCGGCCGAGATCGACGATGTCGGTGCTCTCCGCCGCGATGAGATGACGCCCCCGCGCTTCGGGCAGAAACGCGGCGACCAGGTGGGCGTAGGCGGCCTCGCGCACGTCGACGACGGTCAGCGCGATGCTGGCGCACCTAGGCGCATCCGGCCGCTCGCCATCCGCTTGGCGATGGTGAAGCTCTCCCTGGTTGGGGCGGCGTTCAGGGACGGCCCGATGACCAGGCCCGGGTTGACGTTGACGAGACGCCAGCGGTCCTGCGCCCTGGCGGTCCGTCATGCAGCTCGCGCAGGCGCTCGCGGCGGGTGGTGCCCGCCTGACCGGCCTCCTTCTCGGCCAGGGCCTTGGAGTAGCTGTAGGGCTCGCAGTCAGCGACGAGGTCGTGTTCCAGGACTCTTCGCTCACGATTCGACCCGGGACGTCGAGGATGTCCTCCGCGTCACCGATCATCGCGGCGAACGAACTGGTCAGCACCACCCGCTCGACGCTGCCGACCCCGTTGGCGGTGCGCAGCCTCTATTCCTTTGCCTGCTCGGAGGGCGCGGCGGCCGCCTGTGACAACGCCGGTGAAGCGGTGAACAGTGCGTGGACGGCGGAGCCAGCCCGTCCACGGCACGGCCCACCGGCTCGATCGGCGGTCTCAGGCCGGGCGGTGGGCGCCTTTGGGTATGCGGGGCGGGGGCCTTGTTCCCGGCTGGGCGGGGATTTCACGTCCGCGGAGCGAAGGGTGATCGGCTGGCAACCGGGTTCTCGTGAACAAAGCCAGGCCGTTGCTGTTCGCCGTCATTCAATCGAGGCGTTTGACAGCGAACCCAGTCGTTCAGGCCTCCTTGTCAGCGAACCTGGTCGCCCTTCGGCCCGATCCCTTTGATCCTGGTCGGAGTTCCGTCCGGGGCGAACGAGTGGTGGAAGGTGAAGGCGTGCGGCGCGGAGCCGTGGTCGTGGAGGTGCTCCAGCCTGGAAACCCCGTCCCGCCAGGTGGGTATCACGCCGTCGGAGACCCACCAGAACACGTAATTTGGGTGCCCTGTCCTCTCGAACCAGTCGTAACGCCTGTTCAGCGCCTCACGGTGCATACCGGTGTAGACGGCGTCGAAGGCGGGGCGCAGGTCGGTCCAGAGTGAGAGGGTCGCGGCCAGGGCGGTGGTTTCCGGCGTACGGCCCTTGCCGTACCAAGTCGGTACGGCGAACTCTCCCCATGCACCCCAGTCCGCCTCGAAGAGCGCGCCCCGGTCACCGTCTGCCGCTTCAGCATGCGCGAGGTATCCGGGGTGCTGACTGATCTTCCGGTAGACGGCCTCACCAATGTCGTAGAACTCGCGCGTGAGAGGTGCGGGATCGGCGAGAGGTGACTTCAGGACGCCGAATGTGTACAGAGCAAGATGGGGCATGCGTCTCTCCCTGGTTGGGGCTGCCTGGCGTGGACCCGGTTCGGTGGCTTACGCATGGGGGGGCGAGGGTTCGTGGGGCAGGGCATGGCCGACTCATCCCGTCGCGGCTGGCCCAGCCTGAAGGAACTCCTGTGCGACCGTGGGCGACCACCGAAGACCAGGTGAAGGTAGCTGCCTCTGCGAGCCATGGCGAAGTTGCGATTTCCCTGTCCAAGTGGCCTCTTGCACAGGTCCTTGCGGGAGCTGGGGCGGTGGCGCTGCCTGCTGCCGTGGAAGTCCGCATCGGCTCAGCAACTGCGGAGGAGCAGCATCGACAGCTCCGCTCTGCATTCGTCTTGGCGTCGGGGTCCGGGTGGCTACTCCACCCAGGTGCCCGACGCGGGTAGGGCGGTGATCCGGTCCTGGCGCCGGCTGGTGTCCTTCTTCTTCAGTTCGAGGTTCTCGTAGTCGAGGTTCGCGGTCACCGTGGTGAGCGCGTCGAGCTTGCCCTGCAGTTCAGGAGGTCGTGGTCTTCGGCAGGATGCCCCGCTGGGAGGCGGTCGTCGGCCTGCTGGGAACGGAGGCCTCGTGCCGCGGGGCGACGGTGGTGTGTGCGGGTGCGGTCGGCGCGTCCACGGGATGCCTGAGAGGGTCCGCCATGCGCCCCGGCGTCCAGTACGTGTGTATCTGGGCGTCGGTCCGCTCGACCTCGTGGCTGTCCACGCCGGTGGCAGCCTGTTCGACGAGGTCGAGGTGGCGGCGGCCGCCTGGGCCGCGGTGGGGCGGACGGCGATGACGAGTGTCGCAGCGGCAGCGGCTGCGAGGCGCACCTCGGATAGGAGGTTCCTGCGGCTCGGAGATGCGCGGCTGTGGACAGCGCCCCGCCTGGCCCGACTTCTTCACCAGCTCGCCGCGGCACCTGGCCAGCGCTCCGCTCTCTCCCGTCGCCTGGCTAACCAGACTCCGTAGCACTTCCCCGGCGAGTTGCCCGGCCACCCTCTCAGCCGCAAGGCGTTCAACGACCAACTCGTGCGCCACGGCATCAGGACAGGCCAGCTCGGACAGCAGCCCTCATCGCACTCGCAGCCGGACTGCCCCGCCAGTCCTGGCCGAGCTGCTCGATGTCCATATCCACACCGCAATCAAGTGGGCCCACCACCACGCTCAGCGCGACTGGAGCGCCTACCTCACTGCACCCGCATCACCGACCGTGAGGGGGGTGGATGAACCTCCATCTCAGCTACCAGAAACGGACCAAAGTCGCCCCATGAAGCGGTACATCCTCACAGGCGCACCCGGCGCAGGAAAAACAACGATCCTCCGACAACTGCAAGAACTCGGGTTCGACGTCATTGACGAGGCGGCGACCGCGGTCATCACACGCGAGCAAGCCGAGGGGGATCTTGAGCCCTGGACGCAGGCCACCTTCGTCGGCATGGTCGCGGAGCTCACTCGGCCGCCGGAAGGTCGCCGTACAGTCGCTCGGCATGGTCGCGGAGCTCATCCGGCCGAAGCTGACTACACCTGGGGAAACCTGCACTCCGAGGTGGGGTGGAGGGTGATGGCGCTCGCACACGCTGCCGTTCTCGGTCGTCGCCGTGCTCCATCTGCTCTGCGTGGCCATGCCGTTGGCGCTGACCAACGTCTTCGCGGGCCGGCTCTTCCCCACCGCGGTGCGCGCGGTCGGCATCGGCGTCCCCAGCGCCCTGGCCATCGGTCGTCGAAGGCCGCACCTGGCAGGTCCTCTACCACCCGGCCCTGGACTGCTACGACGCCTACCCGGTCTGAGCGGGCCACGGGTCGAGCACAGCGACTCGGTCAACCTGCCTCCAGAGCCTTCGTGACCTCGCTGCGGTCCAGGCGCCGGGCACCGAGCCCGCGAGTGTCGCTGAGTGGGGGTGGCCGCCGGGGCCGGGGCCGCTGGGGCATCGCAACGGCCACCGGCCCCACGGCATCCGAGTGGCCGTCAGTTCCGCTCTCGTGGACGGGGTCAGGGTGGCGTGGACCTACGCCCGTGATCTCACGCGATGTCGACCATCCCGGAGGCCCAGTCGTCCAGAACCCTGGAGGGGTCCAGCGCGACGCGCAGTTCGGTCAGGCCGCGGAACGCGGGGAAGGGCACGGTCAGCCACTTGGCCTCGTCGGCCGGCATGGCCAGCGAGAGCTTCGGGAAGCGGCGGAAGAGCGAGGCCAGGGCGATCTGCATCTCCATCCTCGCCAGCGGTGCGCCGAGGCAGAAGTGCGGACCCGTACCGAATCCCAGGTGGTTGCTCTGCACGCCCGGCCGGGCGATGTCGAAGACGTCGGGGCTCTCGAACGCGGCGGCGTCCCGGTTGGCCGAGGTGACCGCGATCTGCACCAGCGAGCCCTTGGGAATGAGCGTCCCCGCGATGGTGATGTCCTCGAGCGCGTGACGGAAGGTCGCGTTCTCGACCGAGCCCTCGAAGCGGATGATCTCCTCGATGGCGTTCTGGAGGAGATCGGGCGAGTCGATCACCTGCTTGAGCTGCTCGGGATGCGTGAGCAGGGTGTAGACGGCGTTACCGATGAGGTAGGCGGTCGTCTTGTGGCCGGCGAACAGCAGCACCCACAGCGTGGACAGCAGCTCGCCGTCCGTCAGCGACTCCTGCTCGTCGCTCGTCTGGATGAGGAGGCTCAGCAGGTCGTCCTCGGGGTTCTTCCGCTTACGGGCGATCAGGACCTCGAAGTACTC includes the following:
- a CDS encoding Hsp20/alpha crystallin family protein, producing the protein MLMRTDPFRELDRLAQQLMGPGTWSRPSAMAMDAYREGDEYVVAFDLPGVSPEAIDIDVERNMLTVSAERRPVTKGDDVQMELSERPLGVFSRQIVLADTLDTERIHADYDAGVLTLRIPIAERAKPRKITIGGESSRKEISGSG
- a CDS encoding cytochrome P450, giving the protein MTQMQEQETADETARAVDAASRGCPVYRSNPHPLYQHLRENAPVSRLTPPHGVDSYLITRFEDAKAALADPRISKDMYAAIDAYRSIFGDSSIALDDNMLFADPPKHTRLRRIVSKAFVPRRIEALRPRIQEITDTLLDTCSTLAPVDLLSAFAFPLPLQVICELIGVPEEERQDVQQRCSVVARTGFSKKDKVRLAEAETALKEYFEVLIARKRKNPEDDLLSLLIQTSDEQESLTDGELLSTLWVLLFAGHKTTAYLIGNAVYTLLTHPEQLKQVIDSPDLLQNAIEEIIRFEGSVENATFRHALEDITIAGTLIPKGSLVQIAVTSANRDAAAFESPDVFDIARPGVQSNHLGFGTGPHFCLGAPLARMEMQIALASLFRRFPKLSLAMPADEAKWLTVPFPAFRGLTELRVALDPSRVLDDWASGMVDIA
- a CDS encoding DUF2267 domain-containing protein encodes the protein MSDRRASLHHPSAMTFEQMLEKVRYEGAYPTRERAEEVVRLVLSGPGRQLTGDERVELAAHLPLEAARILTQQIPDPQPLTGWAFVKDLAARTGATPATTRWDTGSVLTTVAALAGPELLTRILRQLPSGYALMFGRAELTQAA
- a CDS encoding DUF2267 domain-containing protein, translating into MTLRQEAFLDDVKERGEYRSRLEAERAARVVLALLGAHLVGEVRAQLAAHLPEEFALILLNPLQSAEPLSPERFVRATAAWIEGATEQTAAWDVSAVLSTVADAVGDDLLKQILLQLPAGYDLLFGRPQLA
- a CDS encoding type III effector protein; this encodes MAAADQPVPSGTSAQSPASFLAAAAALETIGNALRAAEHEPPDDPTARGSDPEQALASLLLLRQVREQLAGWETGLIETARRAGASWADLAHPLGVASRQAAERRYLRNRPGPAGTTAEQRVQAARERRAADRTLATWARRNAADLRRIAGQITGLTGLPTAAHIPISQLDAALAQDDPAALIHPLNATRPHLTNTHPDLAARLDALTNSANPAATTPD
- a CDS encoding DUF3291 domain-containing protein yields the protein MPHLALYTFGVLKSPLADPAPLTREFYDIGEAVYRKISQHPGYLAHAEAADGDRGALFEADWGAWGEFAVPTWYGKGRTPETTALAATLSLWTDLRPAFDAVYTGMHREALNRRYDWFERTGHPNYVFWWVSDGVIPTWRDGVSRLEHLHDHGSAPHAFTFHHSFAPDGTPTRIKGIGPKGDQVR